Proteins from a single region of Oryza brachyantha chromosome 6, ObraRS2, whole genome shotgun sequence:
- the LOC102702854 gene encoding glutamate receptor 2.7-like isoform X1, which yields MEMALEDVYAARPELGTRVRLRARDSDGDVVTAASAAIDLISKENVAVVIGPQSTLQAEFVAYLANKTKVPVITFSATGDAVTRFHVPYFIRACVKDSFQVASIAAFVKAYDWRNVVLVYEDSNYGVGILPSITDALQEVGANVINRSALPASSSNNRIDVELYKLMTMQTRVFIVHMLPARAARLFARAKALGMMAEGYVWIVTDSIGIVLDVLPENTIETMQGIVSFRPYITESTRILDFISLFTTLFVSKYHPNTDIRMAKPTAFQYWAYDVVWAVATAIEKVHRSTSLNPSFHIGGNIGKNLVDDLPAFPTGPELLNSILQGEFDGLAGKFRLVDRHMQVPIYEVVNVIGEKARVIGFWSSDSGLAMSMNSTIIHGESKFSTSSVGLKNIIWPGDSTTVPKGWDFPVNAKILRIGVPTRHDFKTFVKVETNPNTNRSSVSGYSIDVFEAAVKRLPYALRYEYIPYDCANSYDQLVSQVFFKNFDAAVGDVTITADRTRYADFTMPYTESGVSMLVLAKDGNEPTIWIFLKPLTKDLWIAIIVFIFFIGLVVWAIERSTTNGAFRGPSSRQCSAAFYFAFSTMTFSHGQVKSLLSKIVVVIWCFVMIVLVQSYTASLSSMLTAERLQPSVTDLRQLLLNGDFVGYQNGSFVHSMLKQLGFDERKIKVYSKQEEYANALRTGSKHGGVSAIFDEIPYLNSFLSQYGKEFQIVGPIDRTGGFGFVLPKGSPLVPDLSRAILSLSEGPEGLRIEKKWSVDPTPYFNYGSHESDSRLSFQSFKGLFIITGCVLIAMLLLNFGKVRYAKCRNEEGVCSHEPQPVQIGMVNNSVPSDTL from the exons ATGGAGATGGCGCTGGAGGACGTGTACGCGGCGCGCCCGGAGTTGGGCACCCGCGTCAGGCTGCGCGCCAGGGActccgacggcgacgtcgtcaCCGCCGCATCTGCAG CAATAGATCTCATCAGCAAAGAAAATGTTGCAGTTGTTATTGGTCCTCAGAGCACGCTACAAGCAGAGTTTGTGGCTTACCTAGCAAACAAGACCAAGGTTCCTGTGATCACTTTCTCGGCAACAGGTGATGCCGTCACTCGGTTTCATGTCCCATACTTCATCCGTGCTTGTGTCAAGGACTCCTTCCAGGTGGCCTCCATTGCTGCCTTCGTCAAAGCCTATGACTGGAGAAATGTTGTTCTTGTCTATGAGGACAGCAACTATGGTGTTGGCATTCTCCCTTCCATTACTGATGCATTACAAGAGGTTGGGGCAAATGTCATCAACCGGTCTGCCTTGCCTGCTTCTTCCTCCAATAACCGTATTGATGTGGAACTATACAAGCTCATGACCATGCAGACTCGTGTCTTCATTGTCCACATGTTGCCAGCCCGTGCTGCCCGCCTCTTTGCAAGGGCAAAAGCACTAGGTATGATGGCTGAAGGCTATGTCTGGATTGTCACAGACAGCATTGGTATTGTCCTTGATGTGCTCCCTGAAAATACCATTGAAACGATGCAAGGAATTGTTAGCTTTCGGCCATATATAACAGAGTCTACAAGGATCCTTGATTTCATTTCTCTATTTACTACCTTATTCGTCAGTAAATACCATCCAAATACTGATATTAGGATGGCAAAACCCACTGCCTTTCAATACTGGGCATACGATGTGGTATGGGCAGTTGCAACAGCAATTGAGAAGGTTCATAGGTCCACTTCTTTGAATCCAAGCTTTCATATTGGGGGAAACATAGGCAAGAACTTAGTAGATGATCTCCCGGCGTTTCCCACTGGGCCAGAACTTCTCAATTCCATTTTGCAAGGGGAGTTTGATGGATTGGCTGGGAAATTCAGGCTTGTTGATAGGCATATGCAAGTTCCCATATATGAGGTTGTCAATGTGATTGGAGAGAAAGCTAGAGTGATTGGGTTTTGGAGCTCTGATTCTGGACTCGCAATGTCTATGAACTCAACAATTATCCATGGCGAGTCTAAATTTAGCACAAGTTCAGTTGGCCTGAAAAATATCATCTGGCCAGGAGATTCAACAACAGTGCCCAAAGGCTGGGATTTCCCAGTGAATGCTAAGATACTCCGGATTGGTGTGCCTACGAGACATGACTTTAAAACTTTTGTGAAGGTTGAGACTAATCCTAACACCAATAGATCAAGTGTCAGTGGCTATAGCATTGATGTGTTTGAAGCTGCTGTCAAGAGATTACCGTATGCTCTACGCTACGAGTACATTCCCTACGACTGTGCTAATTCATATGACCAGCTGGTATCCCAGGTTTTTTTCAAG AACTTTGATGCAGCAGTCGGTGATGTGACAATTACTGCTGACAGAACTAGATATGCAGATTTCACAATGCCGTACACAGAGTCTGGTGTATCGATGCTTGTCCTAGCTAAGGATGGCAATGAACCAACCATTTGGATCTTCCTGAAGCCACTAACAAAGGATCTTTGGATTGCTATTATAGTCTTTATCTTCTTCATAGGCCTAGTTGTGTGGGCAATTGAAAGGTCTACTACTAATGGCGCATTCCGAGGGCCAAGTTCACGACAGTGCAGCGCTGCTTTCTACTTTGCATTCTCTACTATGACCTTTTCGCATG GTCAAGTTAAAAGCCTTCTATCAAAAATTGTGGTGGTAATCTGGTGCTTTGTCATGATAGTTCTAGTGCAGAGCTATACAGCAAGTTTGTCGTCAATGCTAACTGCAGAGAGGCTCCAGCCTTCGGTGACTGATCTGAGACAACTTTTGCTCAATGGCGATTTTGTTGGATACCAGAATGGATCATTTGTGCACTCAATGCTGAAGCAACTTGGATTTGATGAGCGCAAGATTAAAGTCTACAGCAAGCAGGAGGAATATGCAAACGCCCTAAGGACGGGATCAAAGCATGGAGGGGTTTCTGCTATCTTTGATGAGATACCCTATCTAAATTCTTTCCTCTCACAATATGGTAAAGAGTTCCAGATAGTTGGTCCCATTGACAGAACTGGTGGATTTGGTTTT GTTTTACCCAAAGGCTCTCCATTGGTACCAGATCTTTCAAGGGCCATCTTGAGCTTATCAGAGGGGCCTGAAGGTTTGAGAATCGAAAAGAAATGGTCCGTGGATCCAACCCCGTATTTCAATTATGGCAGTCACGAATCTGACTCACGTCTCAGCTTTCAGAGCTTCAAAGGTCTCTTCATTATCACTGGATGCGTTCTGATTGCCATGCTGTTGCTAAACTTTGGCAAGGTTAGATATGCCAAATGCAGAAATGAGGAAGGTGTTTGTAGCCATGAACCTCAACCAGTGCAGATTGGCATGGTTAACAACTCCGTGCCTTCTGATACCCTCTAG
- the LOC102702948 gene encoding glutamate receptor 2.8-like, with product METRRRRLAMAAAILLVVWSSAVTAAAAAARGDVSMAAEAYSLDANGSGWLTDAITAAGDNETKGINAGVRRNLGALPRGYEKTLKIAVPWKPGFKAFLNVTDKTFTGYCVDVFEAAVHKLPHNLSYEYVVFNGSYDQLVQRVSSGSYDAAVGDVTITAERTSYADFTMPYTESGVSMLVPMENGSKSAIQWVFLKPLTKQLWLATVIFFLFTGIVIWMIEHPRNLEYQGSSSRQFSTALYFSFSTLTFSHGQIIESPLSKIVVVIWCFVVLVLVQSYTASLSSILTAKRLRPSETDLFQILYDGDYVGYQQGSFVESFLMKQGFSKRMLRPYRNKQEYAEALRKGSKNGGVSAIVDEIPYLTSFLSDPRYEKEFQMLSRIYKTPGFGFVFPPGFPVVHNLSTAILEVTGGDEGSRIEAKWFGTEAVSPSYAVPSTDSTPLTLQSFSGLFIITGCISALMLMISISKSVLAKYTKIRDSDMQNPDEDGGNGAHEECNPEQNVMANVPLHEIRTDSSQDVHGSFERADGEEPGQIQSGSVPANSAQTR from the exons atggagacgcggcggcgccggctggccatggcggcggccatcCTTCTCGTGGTTTGGAGTTCGGCcgtcacggcggcggcggcggcggcgagaggagaCGTTtccatggcggcggaggcctACAGCTTGGACGCCAATGGCAGTGGCTGGCTCACGGATGCTATCACGGCCGCTGGTGATAATG AAACCAAGGGCATCAATGCTGGCGTGAGAAGAAATCTAGGAGCTCTGCCTAGAGGCTATGAGAAGACGCTCAAGATTGCTGTGCCATGGAAACCTGGTTTCAAAGCTTTTCTGAATGTAACTGACAAAACTTTCACTGGGTACTGCGTTGATGTCTTTGAGGCTGCCGTGCACAAGCTACCACATAACCTGAGCTATGAGTATGTCGTCTTCAATGGCTCTTATGACCAGCTAGTACAGCGTGTGTCTTCAGGG AGCTACGATGCAGCGGTTGGGGACGTAACGATTACTGCTGAGCGAACCAGCTATGCAGACTTCACCATGCCGTACACAGAATCCGGTGTGTCGATGCTGGTGCCCATGGAGAACGGATCTAAGTCAGCAATCCAGTGGGTGTTCCTGAAGCCACTGACAAAACAACTCTGGCTTGCCACTGtgatcttcttcttgttcACCGGCATAGTGATTTGGATGATTGAACATCCCAGAAACCTGGAGTACCAAGGATCAAGCTCGAGACAGTTCAGCACTGCCCTCTATTTCTCTTTCTCCACTCTGACATTTTCTCACG GTCAAATTATCGAGAGTCCCTTGTCGAAAATTGTTGTGGTGATCTGGTGCTTCGTGGTGCTGGTTCTTGTGCAGAGCTACACGGCTAGCCTGTCGTCCATACTGACTGCAAAGAGGCTCCGGCCATCAGAGACGGATCTTTTCCAGATCCTGTATGATGGTGACTACGTCGGATACCAGCAGGGATCCTTCGTGGAATCATTTCTGATGAAGCAAGGTTTCAGCAAGAGAATGCTAAGGCCATACAGGAACAAGCAGGAGTATGCTGAAGCTTTGAGGAAGGGGTCCAAGAACGGAGGGGTGTCGGCCATTGTCGATGAGATCCCATACTTAACCTCTTTCCTCTCGGACCCTCGTTACGAGAAGGAATTCCAGATGCTTAGCCGCATCTACAAGACGCCTGGATTTGGTTTT gtgTTCCCTCCTGGTTTTCCAGTGGTGCATAATCTTTCAACTGCCATATTGGAGGTAACGGGTGGGGACGAGGGCTCACGTATTGAAGCAAAATGGTTCGGCACAGAGGCTGTCTCTCCAAGCTACGCAGTTCCCAGCACAGACTCCACACCTCTTACCCTGCAGAGTTTCTCTGGCCTCTTCATCATCACCGGATGCATCTCAGCTCTCATGCTGATGATAAGCATCTCCAAGTCAGTTCTTGCCAAGTACACCAAGATTAGAGACTCTGACATGCAGAATCCTGATGAGGATGGTGGAAACGGTGCTCATGAAGAATGTAACCCGGAACAGAATGTCATGGCCAATGTACCCCTCCATGAAATCAGAACTGACAGTTCCCAGGATGTCCATGGGAGCTTTGAGCGTGCTGATGGTGAAGAACCTGGACAGATTCAGAGTGGCTCTGTGCCGGCAAATTCTGCCCAGACCAGATGA
- the LOC102702854 gene encoding glutamate receptor 2.5-like isoform X2, translating into MTMQTRVFIVHMLPARAARLFARAKALGMMAEGYVWIVTDSIGIVLDVLPENTIETMQGIVSFRPYITESTRILDFISLFTTLFVSKYHPNTDIRMAKPTAFQYWAYDVVWAVATAIEKVHRSTSLNPSFHIGGNIGKNLVDDLPAFPTGPELLNSILQGEFDGLAGKFRLVDRHMQVPIYEVVNVIGEKARVIGFWSSDSGLAMSMNSTIIHGESKFSTSSVGLKNIIWPGDSTTVPKGWDFPVNAKILRIGVPTRHDFKTFVKVETNPNTNRSSVSGYSIDVFEAAVKRLPYALRYEYIPYDCANSYDQLVSQVFFKNFDAAVGDVTITADRTRYADFTMPYTESGVSMLVLAKDGNEPTIWIFLKPLTKDLWIAIIVFIFFIGLVVWAIERSTTNGAFRGPSSRQCSAAFYFAFSTMTFSHGQVKSLLSKIVVVIWCFVMIVLVQSYTASLSSMLTAERLQPSVTDLRQLLLNGDFVGYQNGSFVHSMLKQLGFDERKIKVYSKQEEYANALRTGSKHGGVSAIFDEIPYLNSFLSQYGKEFQIVGPIDRTGGFGFVLPKGSPLVPDLSRAILSLSEGPEGLRIEKKWSVDPTPYFNYGSHESDSRLSFQSFKGLFIITGCVLIAMLLLNFGKVRYAKCRNEEGVCSHEPQPVQIGMVNNSVPSDTL; encoded by the exons ATGACCATGCAGACTCGTGTCTTCATTGTCCACATGTTGCCAGCCCGTGCTGCCCGCCTCTTTGCAAGGGCAAAAGCACTAGGTATGATGGCTGAAGGCTATGTCTGGATTGTCACAGACAGCATTGGTATTGTCCTTGATGTGCTCCCTGAAAATACCATTGAAACGATGCAAGGAATTGTTAGCTTTCGGCCATATATAACAGAGTCTACAAGGATCCTTGATTTCATTTCTCTATTTACTACCTTATTCGTCAGTAAATACCATCCAAATACTGATATTAGGATGGCAAAACCCACTGCCTTTCAATACTGGGCATACGATGTGGTATGGGCAGTTGCAACAGCAATTGAGAAGGTTCATAGGTCCACTTCTTTGAATCCAAGCTTTCATATTGGGGGAAACATAGGCAAGAACTTAGTAGATGATCTCCCGGCGTTTCCCACTGGGCCAGAACTTCTCAATTCCATTTTGCAAGGGGAGTTTGATGGATTGGCTGGGAAATTCAGGCTTGTTGATAGGCATATGCAAGTTCCCATATATGAGGTTGTCAATGTGATTGGAGAGAAAGCTAGAGTGATTGGGTTTTGGAGCTCTGATTCTGGACTCGCAATGTCTATGAACTCAACAATTATCCATGGCGAGTCTAAATTTAGCACAAGTTCAGTTGGCCTGAAAAATATCATCTGGCCAGGAGATTCAACAACAGTGCCCAAAGGCTGGGATTTCCCAGTGAATGCTAAGATACTCCGGATTGGTGTGCCTACGAGACATGACTTTAAAACTTTTGTGAAGGTTGAGACTAATCCTAACACCAATAGATCAAGTGTCAGTGGCTATAGCATTGATGTGTTTGAAGCTGCTGTCAAGAGATTACCGTATGCTCTACGCTACGAGTACATTCCCTACGACTGTGCTAATTCATATGACCAGCTGGTATCCCAGGTTTTTTTCAAG AACTTTGATGCAGCAGTCGGTGATGTGACAATTACTGCTGACAGAACTAGATATGCAGATTTCACAATGCCGTACACAGAGTCTGGTGTATCGATGCTTGTCCTAGCTAAGGATGGCAATGAACCAACCATTTGGATCTTCCTGAAGCCACTAACAAAGGATCTTTGGATTGCTATTATAGTCTTTATCTTCTTCATAGGCCTAGTTGTGTGGGCAATTGAAAGGTCTACTACTAATGGCGCATTCCGAGGGCCAAGTTCACGACAGTGCAGCGCTGCTTTCTACTTTGCATTCTCTACTATGACCTTTTCGCATG GTCAAGTTAAAAGCCTTCTATCAAAAATTGTGGTGGTAATCTGGTGCTTTGTCATGATAGTTCTAGTGCAGAGCTATACAGCAAGTTTGTCGTCAATGCTAACTGCAGAGAGGCTCCAGCCTTCGGTGACTGATCTGAGACAACTTTTGCTCAATGGCGATTTTGTTGGATACCAGAATGGATCATTTGTGCACTCAATGCTGAAGCAACTTGGATTTGATGAGCGCAAGATTAAAGTCTACAGCAAGCAGGAGGAATATGCAAACGCCCTAAGGACGGGATCAAAGCATGGAGGGGTTTCTGCTATCTTTGATGAGATACCCTATCTAAATTCTTTCCTCTCACAATATGGTAAAGAGTTCCAGATAGTTGGTCCCATTGACAGAACTGGTGGATTTGGTTTT GTTTTACCCAAAGGCTCTCCATTGGTACCAGATCTTTCAAGGGCCATCTTGAGCTTATCAGAGGGGCCTGAAGGTTTGAGAATCGAAAAGAAATGGTCCGTGGATCCAACCCCGTATTTCAATTATGGCAGTCACGAATCTGACTCACGTCTCAGCTTTCAGAGCTTCAAAGGTCTCTTCATTATCACTGGATGCGTTCTGATTGCCATGCTGTTGCTAAACTTTGGCAAGGTTAGATATGCCAAATGCAGAAATGAGGAAGGTGTTTGTAGCCATGAACCTCAACCAGTGCAGATTGGCATGGTTAACAACTCCGTGCCTTCTGATACCCTCTAG